The following proteins are encoded in a genomic region of Dyadobacter sp. UC 10:
- a CDS encoding ThuA domain-containing protein, translated as MLKSHFFFTLICLGLCSARAQKSGPIPVLIVDGFSNHDWKQTTAVTKWILEESGRFQVDVSTIPADSVERAGWNPVFAKYAVVIQNTNNIQNTRLKWPAGAERQLEEYVKGGGGLYILHSGNNAFPHWKEYDKMIGLGWRKSSEGYALEIGPSSSVIRIPPGEGQGTGHGDRFNALIQILNPHPINKGYPSQWQTANTEVYYFPRGPAENLTVLSFAYDSTSTKRTWPVEWVVSYGAGRVYNSSLGHLWKGEFYPPAYRCVGYQTTVIRATEWLATGKVSYPVPAQFPTAKKQSLRAEDTFKSP; from the coding sequence ATGCTCAAATCACATTTTTTCTTCACGCTGATCTGCCTCGGTCTTTGTTCTGCCCGGGCACAGAAATCCGGGCCGATCCCGGTCCTGATCGTGGACGGTTTCAGTAACCATGACTGGAAACAGACTACCGCTGTAACGAAGTGGATACTGGAAGAAAGCGGACGCTTCCAAGTGGATGTTAGTACCATTCCCGCCGATTCCGTGGAACGTGCAGGCTGGAATCCCGTATTTGCTAAGTATGCTGTTGTGATCCAGAATACCAATAATATTCAGAACACCCGGCTTAAATGGCCGGCCGGAGCGGAGCGGCAGCTGGAAGAGTATGTGAAGGGAGGTGGTGGGCTGTATATTCTGCATTCAGGTAACAATGCATTCCCGCATTGGAAAGAATATGACAAAATGATCGGCCTGGGATGGCGTAAAAGTTCAGAAGGCTACGCGCTTGAAATTGGTCCGTCCAGTAGCGTGATCAGGATACCGCCTGGCGAGGGACAGGGGACTGGCCATGGCGACAGGTTTAATGCGCTTATTCAAATATTGAATCCTCATCCTATCAATAAGGGCTATCCCAGCCAATGGCAGACAGCAAATACGGAGGTATACTATTTCCCTCGCGGGCCGGCCGAGAACCTGACGGTGCTGTCGTTTGCCTATGATAGTACCAGTACAAAGCGGACCTGGCCGGTTGAATGGGTAGTTAGTTATGGTGCGGGGCGGGTCTACAATTCAAGTCTGGGACATTTATGGAAGGGAGAGTTTTATCCGCCGGCGTATCGTTGTGTGGGCTATCAGACGACGGTGATCAGGGCTACGGAATGGCTGGCCACAGGCAAAGTAAGCTATCCCGTACCCGCGCAATTTCCAACCGCAAAAAAGCAAAGCCTCCGGGCTGAGGATACATTTAAATCCCCATAG
- a CDS encoding VOC family protein, whose amino-acid sequence MQKSISAFCLFFFMLLFGSATYAQSNFSSRLIGVGVVVSDMERSLDFYVEGIGMVKTGNFTINEDFGKRSGLTNGVAVDVNILKLENSPEANEWKLMSFGKKAAHPRPKYIQDDTGMQYITIQVKALKPVIERLKQQKVDFLGNTPTALNQKLHFVLVQDPDGNFVELIGPME is encoded by the coding sequence ATGCAAAAGTCAATATCCGCATTCTGCCTGTTCTTTTTTATGCTGCTGTTCGGCAGTGCTACTTACGCGCAATCCAATTTTTCCAGCAGGCTCATCGGCGTTGGCGTCGTGGTCTCCGACATGGAGCGTTCGCTTGATTTTTATGTCGAAGGGATTGGCATGGTTAAAACGGGAAATTTTACGATCAATGAAGATTTTGGAAAACGCTCGGGCCTGACCAATGGTGTGGCTGTGGATGTCAACATTCTTAAACTCGAAAACAGCCCGGAAGCCAACGAATGGAAGCTGATGAGTTTCGGCAAAAAGGCAGCGCATCCCCGGCCTAAATACATTCAGGACGATACGGGAATGCAATACATTACGATCCAGGTCAAAGCGCTCAAACCGGTCATTGAGCGGTTGAAACAGCAAAAAGTGGATTTTCTGGGTAATACGCCAACCGCATTGAACCAGAAACTACACTTCGTTCTGGTACAAGATCCCGACGGCAACTTTGTGGAGCTGATCGGCCCAATGGAATAA
- a CDS encoding glycoside hydrolase family 43 protein yields the protein MNKRFAQAVFTVFFLVISYAATAQTTTIVNPILTGFYPDPSVVQVGKDYYLVNSTFSYFPGIPVFHSKDLKNWKQIGNVIDRPSQMDFIGEKLTRGLFAPAISYHNGTFYVTCTDIDHDGNFVVTSKNPAGPWSNPVRVPQVRGIDPSLFFDDDNKAYIVYNSDAPGSKSLYPGHRTIRIYEIDPVTLKVIGEEKQLVNGGVDLSKKPVWIEAPHIMKRFGWYYLYAAEGGTSVNHTEVVFRSKSVWGPYVPYENNPILTQMGLPEDRKDPVTSAGHAQFVDGPDGKTYAIFLAVRPYEGDYYNTGRETFIAPVTWKDEWPIINPDTKEIQYQYKVPFSEVKQKGALPQAGNFAYTLTFEKSLDPALLFMRTIDSSSFSLSKKNGLTLKLKPETIMDLGNPSFIGKRQQHLYCTTETELDFSAQSEKEKAGLTIFQDERHFYFISKSVDQGKPVIQLYKSNPKDKEMELLTQMPLADASPIKLRIVADGGTCSFYFSNGTSWQLLKDKLDAKFLSTKEAGGFIGCLFGMYATSSGEKTTNSASFKYLKYSGNDPMFEKVSK from the coding sequence ATGAACAAGCGATTTGCTCAGGCTGTTTTTACAGTATTTTTTCTTGTGATAAGTTATGCTGCTACGGCGCAGACAACCACGATTGTAAACCCAATCCTGACGGGCTTCTATCCCGACCCGAGCGTGGTGCAGGTCGGGAAGGACTATTATCTGGTCAATTCGACTTTCTCCTACTTTCCGGGTATCCCTGTATTTCACAGCAAGGATTTAAAAAACTGGAAGCAGATCGGGAATGTGATCGATCGTCCGTCGCAAATGGATTTCATAGGTGAAAAACTGACCCGCGGTCTTTTTGCACCAGCGATCAGTTACCATAACGGCACTTTTTATGTCACCTGCACCGATATTGATCATGACGGTAATTTTGTGGTCACGTCCAAAAATCCGGCAGGCCCGTGGAGCAACCCGGTCCGTGTCCCGCAGGTTCGGGGGATCGATCCGTCGCTCTTTTTTGATGACGATAATAAAGCTTACATCGTTTATAACAGCGATGCGCCGGGGAGCAAATCCTTGTATCCGGGCCACAGGACAATCCGCATTTATGAAATTGACCCCGTAACGTTGAAAGTGATCGGGGAGGAAAAACAGTTGGTCAATGGCGGGGTGGACCTTAGCAAAAAGCCTGTCTGGATCGAAGCGCCACACATTATGAAGCGTTTTGGCTGGTATTACCTGTACGCGGCCGAAGGCGGCACGTCCGTCAATCATACTGAAGTGGTATTTCGCAGCAAATCCGTTTGGGGACCGTACGTGCCGTATGAAAACAATCCTATTTTGACGCAAATGGGACTTCCCGAAGACCGGAAAGATCCGGTCACTTCCGCAGGCCATGCGCAGTTTGTAGATGGGCCGGATGGTAAAACGTATGCTATTTTTCTCGCTGTAAGGCCTTATGAAGGAGATTATTACAATACCGGACGGGAAACTTTCATAGCACCCGTCACCTGGAAAGACGAGTGGCCGATTATTAATCCGGATACCAAAGAAATTCAATATCAATACAAGGTGCCATTCAGTGAAGTGAAGCAGAAAGGAGCGCTTCCGCAGGCAGGGAACTTTGCCTATACACTCACTTTTGAGAAATCGCTGGACCCGGCATTGCTTTTCATGCGTACCATCGACAGCAGCTCATTTTCACTTTCCAAAAAAAACGGCCTGACCCTGAAATTGAAGCCGGAGACCATTATGGATCTGGGTAACCCCTCCTTTATCGGTAAACGCCAGCAACATTTATACTGCACCACTGAAACCGAGCTTGACTTTTCAGCTCAATCAGAAAAAGAAAAGGCAGGTCTGACCATTTTTCAGGACGAGCGCCATTTTTATTTTATCAGTAAATCAGTGGATCAGGGCAAACCTGTGATCCAGCTTTACAAAAGCAATCCGAAGGACAAGGAAATGGAATTGCTTACTCAAATGCCGCTTGCCGACGCATCGCCAATTAAACTGCGTATCGTGGCCGACGGAGGGACTTGCAGCTTTTATTTTTCCAATGGTACTTCCTGGCAACTGCTGAAAGACAAGCTCGATGCCAAATTCCTGAGTACCAAAGAAGCAGGCGGTTTTATTGGTTGTTTGTTTGGCATGTATGCGACTTCATCCGGCGAAAAAACGACCAACTCTGCCTCTTTTAAATACCTGAAATACAGCGGCAATGATCCCATGTTCGAAAAGGTTTCGAAATAA
- a CDS encoding glycoside hydrolase family 95 protein — MRLFFCLLLLITTVGFGQTNRALKLWYNQPSGKTWENALPIGNGRLGGMVYGNVADERIQLNEGTLWSGGPNRNDNPDALAALPEIRRLIFEGKQKEAEKLANKAIITKKSHGQMFQPAGELHLNFPGHEQYEAYYRELDMERAVAKTIYKVNGVIFTREVLASFPDQVMVVHLTADKPGKLSFAASYSTLHAQPEIRTTPGRELVLAGRGSDHEGVTGAVKFKVITKVKNDGGNVSATDTSLVINGADAATIFISIATNFKDYRDVSGDENALAASYLNRAYSKSYDAILKPHIAAFQKYFNRVKFDLGTSEAANLPTDERLKSFRNVNDPGLVTLYYQYGRYLLISSSQPGGQPANLQGIWNNKMRPPWDSKYTININAQMNYWPAEKTNLSELHEPFLKMVQELSQTGQQTAKDMYGARGWMAHHNTDIWRATGAIDGAFWGMWIAGGAWTSQHLWEHYLYTGDKAYLARIYPVLKGAATFYVDFLINHPKYHWLVANPGSSPENAPAAHEGSSLDAGTTMDNQIAFDIFSTTIRAAEILKKDAAFVDTLRQKRKQLPPMHVGQYGQLQEWLDDVDDPNDHHRHVSHLYGLFPSVQISPYRTPELFAAARTTLMQRGDVSTGWSMGWKVNWWARLQDGNHAFTLIQNQLSPLGTNKEGGGTYNNLFDAHPPFQIDGNFGCTSGITEMLMQSADGAIHLLPALPDVWKEGSIGGILALGGFEIVDMQWAGGKLTKVEIRSKLGGNLRLRVPNAVKLAGGATLNKATGQNPNAFYITEDTPAAVVSPKAAKATQPLKETLIYDVPTQAGKVYSFLAQ, encoded by the coding sequence ATGCGATTATTTTTCTGCCTTTTATTACTGATTACAACCGTTGGATTCGGCCAGACAAACCGGGCACTAAAACTTTGGTATAACCAGCCTTCGGGCAAAACCTGGGAGAATGCATTGCCGATTGGTAATGGCAGACTGGGAGGGATGGTATATGGCAACGTGGCCGATGAGCGGATACAGCTTAATGAAGGCACATTATGGTCGGGTGGCCCGAACCGGAATGACAACCCCGACGCACTGGCCGCGCTGCCAGAGATCCGCAGATTGATTTTTGAAGGAAAACAAAAAGAAGCCGAAAAACTGGCCAATAAGGCAATTATTACTAAAAAATCGCACGGGCAAATGTTTCAGCCTGCTGGCGAGCTGCATCTAAACTTTCCGGGACATGAGCAATATGAGGCATACTATCGCGAGCTGGACATGGAGCGGGCCGTGGCGAAAACGATTTATAAAGTCAATGGCGTAATATTCACGCGGGAAGTCCTCGCATCATTTCCGGACCAGGTGATGGTAGTGCATTTGACGGCCGATAAACCTGGTAAGTTGTCCTTTGCGGCATCCTATTCTACATTACATGCTCAGCCGGAAATCAGAACCACGCCGGGCAGGGAGTTGGTCCTTGCCGGCAGAGGTTCCGATCATGAAGGCGTGACCGGAGCGGTGAAGTTCAAAGTGATCACGAAAGTTAAAAACGATGGTGGTAACGTGTCTGCAACTGATACTTCACTGGTTATCAACGGAGCCGATGCAGCAACAATATTCATTTCGATCGCGACCAACTTCAAGGATTACCGGGATGTAAGCGGTGATGAAAACGCATTGGCGGCTTCCTATTTGAACAGGGCGTATTCCAAATCATACGACGCGATCTTGAAACCGCACATTGCAGCCTTTCAGAAATACTTCAATCGTGTAAAATTCGACCTGGGAACATCAGAAGCAGCCAATCTTCCAACTGACGAACGCTTGAAAAGCTTCCGGAATGTGAATGATCCGGGGCTGGTCACTCTGTATTATCAATATGGCCGTTACCTGCTGATTTCCAGCTCGCAGCCGGGCGGACAGCCTGCCAATTTGCAGGGGATCTGGAACAATAAGATGAGGCCGCCGTGGGATAGTAAGTACACGATCAACATTAATGCGCAGATGAATTACTGGCCGGCAGAGAAGACCAATCTTTCTGAACTGCACGAGCCTTTCCTGAAAATGGTACAGGAGCTTTCGCAAACCGGGCAGCAGACCGCAAAGGATATGTACGGCGCAAGAGGCTGGATGGCGCACCATAATACCGATATCTGGCGGGCAACCGGCGCAATTGACGGCGCATTCTGGGGTATGTGGATCGCTGGCGGTGCCTGGACGAGTCAGCATCTTTGGGAACATTATCTGTACACCGGCGACAAGGCTTATCTGGCAAGAATATATCCGGTACTAAAAGGAGCAGCTACTTTTTATGTAGATTTTCTCATAAATCATCCCAAATATCACTGGCTGGTTGCAAACCCCGGCAGCTCTCCCGAAAACGCTCCCGCCGCGCACGAAGGCTCTTCACTGGATGCCGGCACGACGATGGATAATCAGATCGCTTTTGACATTTTCAGTACGACCATTCGCGCAGCGGAAATATTGAAAAAAGATGCAGCTTTCGTTGATACGCTCAGACAAAAACGCAAACAACTGCCGCCAATGCATGTCGGCCAGTACGGACAATTGCAGGAGTGGCTCGACGACGTCGACGATCCCAACGACCACCACCGCCACGTCTCGCATTTGTACGGTTTGTTTCCGTCGGTGCAAATTTCCCCGTATCGAACCCCCGAGCTTTTCGCCGCGGCACGGACTACTTTAATGCAGCGAGGTGATGTTTCCACAGGATGGAGCATGGGCTGGAAGGTAAACTGGTGGGCCAGGCTGCAAGACGGAAATCACGCATTTACATTGATCCAAAACCAGCTTTCCCCGCTCGGCACGAACAAGGAAGGCGGGGGAACTTACAATAATCTTTTCGACGCACACCCGCCATTCCAGATCGACGGCAACTTTGGGTGTACTTCCGGCATTACCGAAATGCTGATGCAAAGTGCCGATGGGGCAATTCATTTGTTACCAGCGCTGCCGGACGTTTGGAAAGAGGGCAGCATTGGCGGCATCCTTGCATTAGGCGGGTTTGAGATCGTCGATATGCAATGGGCCGGCGGTAAGCTCACTAAGGTAGAAATTCGGTCCAAACTGGGTGGGAACCTTCGGTTACGGGTGCCCAATGCAGTGAAGCTGGCTGGCGGTGCAACACTGAACAAAGCCACCGGGCAGAACCCAAATGCATTTTATATCACCGAGGATACGCCTGCGGCCGTCGTTTCACCCAAAGCCGCAAAGGCAACTCAACCTTTGAAGGAAACATTGATTTACGATGTCCCTACACAGGCTGGGAAAGTGTATTCCTTTCTAGCCCAATAA